A DNA window from Maribellus comscasis contains the following coding sequences:
- a CDS encoding putative DNA modification/repair radical SAM protein, which produces MDNDKILHKLQILADAAKYDVSCASSGSTRKNGNNGLGNGVASGICHSFTEDGRCISLFKILMTNSCIYDCAYCVNRRTNDRPRATFTTDEIVELTIGFYRRNYIEGLFLSSGIIKNADYTMESMVLVAKKLRTEERYNGYIHLKAIPGASQELVHEAGIWADRLSVNIEIPTEMNLQRLAPEKNYNGILLPMNQIKNEILQSKEERKRYRKSQRFAPAGQSTQLIVGATPETDRQIILLSSGLYKAQNLKRVYFSGYLPVNNYDKRLPALTRPPLVRENRLYQSDWLMRFYHFKAEEILTEDQPFLDLDIDPKLGYALRNMHLFPVDINRADYEMILRVPGIGVRSAQKIILARRHRNLNFMHLKKIGVVMKRAQYFITSNELPVSTKDWEPARLKRVLVTQSTTKNRKTLDTQLSLFANFKPALPPLH; this is translated from the coding sequence ATGGATAACGATAAAATATTACATAAACTACAAATACTTGCTGATGCTGCAAAATACGATGTTTCGTGCGCATCGAGCGGAAGCACCCGAAAGAACGGGAACAACGGACTTGGAAATGGAGTTGCTTCCGGCATTTGTCATAGTTTTACTGAAGATGGTCGCTGTATCAGTCTTTTTAAAATATTGATGACAAATTCTTGTATTTACGATTGCGCATATTGTGTCAATCGCCGGACCAACGACCGGCCACGGGCCACATTTACAACAGATGAAATTGTGGAATTGACCATAGGGTTTTATCGAAGGAACTATATTGAAGGTTTATTTCTGAGTTCGGGAATTATTAAAAATGCAGATTATACAATGGAGAGCATGGTGCTGGTTGCCAAAAAACTCCGAACCGAAGAACGCTACAACGGATACATTCACCTCAAAGCCATTCCGGGAGCCAGTCAGGAGTTGGTTCATGAAGCAGGAATTTGGGCAGATCGCCTAAGTGTAAATATTGAAATTCCGACTGAAATGAATTTACAACGGCTGGCTCCTGAAAAAAATTACAATGGCATTTTATTACCAATGAACCAGATTAAAAACGAAATTCTGCAAAGTAAAGAGGAGCGCAAGAGATATCGGAAGTCGCAACGATTTGCTCCGGCCGGACAAAGCACGCAACTTATTGTCGGGGCAACTCCTGAAACGGATAGGCAGATTATTTTATTGTCATCAGGATTGTACAAAGCTCAGAATTTGAAGCGGGTTTATTTTTCGGGTTATCTTCCTGTAAATAATTACGACAAACGTTTACCTGCCTTAACTCGCCCGCCGCTTGTACGGGAAAATCGTTTGTACCAGAGTGATTGGTTGATGCGGTTTTACCATTTTAAAGCGGAAGAGATTTTAACGGAAGACCAGCCTTTTCTGGATTTGGACATCGATCCGAAATTGGGTTACGCACTGCGGAATATGCATCTTTTTCCGGTTGATATTAATCGGGCAGATTATGAAATGATATTGCGGGTTCCCGGAATTGGAGTGCGTTCGGCACAAAAAATTATTTTGGCCCGGCGGCACCGGAATTTAAATTTCATGCATTTGAAAAAGATCGGAGTTGTAATGAAACGTGCGCAATATTTTATTACCAGCAACGAACTTCCCGTTTCTACGAAAGATTGGGAACCTGCGCGTCTGAAACGGGTTTTGGTAACACAGTCAACAACAAAAAACCGAAAAACGCTGGATACACAATTGAGTCTTTTTGCAAATTTTAAACCGGCACTTCCTCCGCTGCATTAG